GGTCTAGGGCTTCCAGAACACCCTTTCTGCGGTGGAGCCTACCTCCTCCTCCACAGGGACACAGGCCCCACCGTCAGGGGGCAGCCTTATCCAACCCCTCCAAACACTAGGATCAGGGACCCCTCACCATGTGAGAGGTCGttccagcctctgccctgtgCCCACCGAGCGATATGGTCCAGGGCCAGCCCAGCCCACACCCTGGCTCAGGTCCCCAGGCtacccttcccctccaccctcaccAACATCCAGGGTACGGGGGTCTGGCCGCTGGGCGAGAGGTACTCCTTTATAAAGCTGGTCCAACATCTTCTCTTTGGCCTGGGAGATGGTATCGCAGTCCAGGACCTTCACAGGCACACCCTGGGCCTCTCCTGCGCCGGGCCCCACAGCCAACAGTGCATTCAAGGTCTACCGAGGTATATGCGGGAGCAATCAGGGCTCATGCCACACATGGGATGACCAACACACAAGGTCAAGGACAACCCATGAGGAAGCCACTGGCTCTGACCTCTCGGCACCAACAACTCCCTAATTCTTATCTCTTTAGCCGTCCACCCCCACTAGGGACAGTGGCTTCCTCCACTCTGACTCCACCTCCAGCACAGTGCACTAGTAAATGTCTACAGGGTGAATGgcagaaaaaaacaagtgaacaCAAGTCCCtctgaactcaggaccccaggTTCCTGGCTCAACTGGTCAGGCTGAGGCACCTGAGAGAAGCTTCGTAAGAAGTAAGGATTCCTACCGGCCTGAGAGGGGGCAGGTTTGGTGGAGCCTGAATGAGATTTTCCCAAAGGTACCCCGTGTGGGCCACCAAGAAAGGTACCCCGCGTGGGCCACCAAGGAAGGTATCCCGCGTGGATCACCAGGAAAGGTGCCCTGCGTGGGCCACCGAAGAAGGCACTCCACTAAGGGGATAGCAACCCAGAGGAAGAGATGGACAAGACTGACAGAGCTGGCTCCTGGCTTGGTGGGCACATCACATCACTGGCAGGACACTGAGATGATGGTCCTGCAAACACTCAGGCCCTGGCCCAGTCCAAGGGCTTGTGGACTGCTCCCCAAACCCTTGCTGTGACCCTGTCTCACTCTGACCCCATCTCAAGCCTGAGGTCCTATCCTCAAGGCCTTCTGCCTTGAGGTCTAGCCCTCAAGCCTCTATGCTGCTAAGCTAATCTAAAGGCTTCTCTCCAGCAGCCAGCCATTCACAATGATCACACATGCTCaccctcctcatcctcaccaggGACAGACACCACTGAGCGTATGCACGTtcacattctctttccctccctccccctatcCCTCCCTGACTCGGTCTCCCtatccctctcccttcctccctccctcaccaggGGACGGTACTCCACGTCCTCTCTGAGAAGGCGGTTGTCATTCAGGGTGTATTTGGCTTTGCCAGTCACGCTATCCACTGGCCCCTTGTCCACTTGATGTTTAATTCCACGGAAGAGCATGTACAGCGGCTCCCCTACTGAGTCCTGGGGAAGTGACAGCCAGTGAGGGCCTCAGGGCAGGTGACAGGCATGAAACAGAGCTGTATGGGACATGGCccatgctgggggaggggacagactgCAGAGGGCCTGAGGTGAATGAGACATGCTGGGCAGGAGTGTCTGGACTGAACGGGGCTGGTTTAGAGCTGTGTGGTTTAGAGTCCCGCCTCGCCCCGGAGGGGAGCCCAAGCCCTGTCCACGTCTGCCTCTCTCACCCTCACGAAGGTGTACAGGCAGATGGACATCCAGTTGGTGAGCAACTTCTCCACCACGGTCTCTGTCCTAGGAtgacaggaaaggagaggggcagggtcAGAGGTAGGGCCTCTGGGCTCCCTGTTCTGTGAACCCCTAAACCCCAGAGGGTCTGACGCAGCCCTTGGCTCCAGCCCTCATAACCACAAGGCCCCCGTGGCTTCTGACAGCCACACAGACCTGCGCAGCATCAGCTTGGGGTTCTTGGCCACGTACTGGGCCACCAGGTCACTGAGCAGGGTTCGGAGGATGTCAGTGAAGTACTCGAGCTTCCCGTGCAGCGCCACCGTGAGCAGAGATGCCACGTAGGCGCGGTCCCGAGCTGAGAAGGTGCGCTGGCTCTCCAGGGTGTGGATGAACTGGCGCCAGGGAGGCGGGATGAGGAGGAAGGGGCCCATTCAGAAAAGGAGGGACAAAgaaggggcggggctggggcaggaggggtggggccaggaggggacagatgtggggaggcctggggtggggccgcGCGTGGCACCTTGGTGAGGAAGAGCTTGCTGTTGAGCAGGTTGGAGAGCTGCCCCAGCCCTTGTTCCACGGTGGGTCGCCTGCTCTCCGGTACACCCAGGTCCCGGTGCAAGGGCGACTCCTGGTGCCCAGGGAAGAAGACCCTCTCAGCATACACCTTATAGTCGAGGAAGGGGATGCCACTGCCCAGAAGGTCACTGGTGAGATCGGTCATCTCAGTCATGAGGTCTGTTGGGCAGAAGAGGCCAGGTTTGGGCGTGGATCCCACCCGACGGGAGCAGACTTTCACAGGGCCCTGAAACATGTTCCGGGCCTACTCTCTGCAGCCTCACCCGTGAACTCCTTCTTGCAGCGGTCCCGCACGCTGCTCTCCAGATTCTCCAGCTGGATCTGGACCTTCTTATAGTCCCTCAGGGCCTGCTTGCTCTTCCTCCTGCTCAGCACCAAGGTCAGGAAGGGGAAGGCCAGACAAGGCCAGAGCCCTTGCTGGTGCCTATGGCCCGGGCCTGTCTACCCCAGCCTCACCCTGGCTTAGGCCGGCACAGTCTGACCCAGCCATGCCCAGCCAAGCCAAGGCCTAGCCCAGAATAATTTAGCCTGTCGCATCCTGGGCAAGTCACACCCCATATCCAGTCTAGCCCAGGAGTTTAGCCCAAGGATCAACAAACTACAagcaggccaaatctggcccacgacctatttctgtaaataaagatTTGTTGGCACACGGCCACAGTCATGTGTTTGCATATGGTCCATGGCAGCTTCTGCTCTGCAACAGTGGAGTTGAGCCCCTGCAACTGAGGCCACCCggccacaaagcctaaaataggtactctggccctttacaggaaaatTTTGTTGACCCCTGGCCTAGTCTGCCCTTCCCATCCAGCCGCACCCCCCtacctgccccagcccagccacaTCCGGCTGCACCTACCTGTATATGAGGACAATGATGATGACGCCCAGAGCCAGAAGAGAGGTGCCCACCCCCAAGCCCACCTGGGCTGCCATGGGAAAAGCCACGGGGCTCTCGCCATCGTACTGCACGTGGCCCAGGGAGAAGCGCAGGTTCCCCATCTGCACCTATGTGGGGAGCCACCTGTGAGCAAGGTTTCAGCACAGGCCTGATGCCCAGCCCAACCCAGTCCCCACCCACTGACCGTGAACTCAGGCAAGGCATCGGGCGCCTCCCGGAGGGCGTGGTGCTGGGGCAGAGGCTGCTCCAGGGGGGGCTCGCAGTACAGGTGGTGACGGGTCAGTGTCTTCACCACGCAGGGGCCGTCCCCTATCATGGCCACCACCTCCTCCTTGGACATTGCAAGGTCCAGATTCTCCCCCTGGAACACGAGGGGTCACTCAGATCCCATCCCCTCAAGTGTGGGAAGGATGGTCCTGACACCCACCCCCGGGAGCAGGGCTGATGCCGGGTCAGCACCTCTTCCCCTGTATCGGAGGGGATAGTCCATGGCTATCCTCTGAGCTGCCCCCCGACCCTTCTCTACCCTTCCCATCCTTCTTCCTCACATCTTCACTTTTCCAGAGCTCAAAATCTGGACAATATAAAGTTGCCCCCGAATCCTGCCCAGTCACCTAACAAAACCAGAGCCACTACTGTGTCTGCTGGCCCACCAGGCGGACGATGCCGGCTTGTCTACCTGTGGCCTTTTAGAATGCCCACCTACCGCACGTGTCAGAACCCATGCCAAGTGTTTGTTCACGTTGAGTCAGGCTGCCAAATGGGCATCAGCCCAGGCGCCTACTGTGTACCACGCCACCCAGCTACTGCGTGTGCCAAACCATTTACATATTGTCATTCAGGCCCCTGCCGTAGAGTGTGTGGGGCCCCAGGCTCCAGCCAGATGCGTCAGGCGAGGCAGCCCATCACCAGCCCCTCAGCCCTCACATGTGAAGGGTGAGGAGCCAGGTCTGTCCGCTGGCCCTTGCTCTGCCTTCATGCCCCCTCTGCCACACACAGCCACAATGACCAGCAAAGTGAAGGGTCGTGAGCCCCCCGCCCCTGTGTGTGAGCGGGAACAGTACCTCCACAGAGAGCACGCTCCCAGGCTTGTGCCGGAATGGTGCGGTGGGGTCCTCGGGGTTGAGGGGCTGCAGAGTGGGGTCGGCCTCATAGGAGAAGGGTGTGGGGTTCAGTGTCGCGAAGTCAAAGACCAGGTTGTCAAGGATGAATTCCACCCGGACCCAGGGGTCCTCAGGCAGGCCTGGGAGGGCAGGCGTGTGGCACGTGATGAGCTGAGAGGAGTTCACGTGGCACGGCTCCTCAAACTGGGCCACAGAGAGGAAAGACAGGGGAGGAGAGTTGAGGGCCATCCTCAGGAAGGGGGCCCAGCAAAGACAGGGCAATAGCCTCTTTGGTATCCGCCACCCACGGCTGTGCACGGGGTGGAGTGTGGAGTGATGAGGGCGATGGCTACTctagtgcaagcaggggacgcCCATGGGTGTCCTACATGATGGCCACCACAGGAAGCTCCAGGGGAGCACGCTGTTTCTGGGATCACGCGGCGTCTCCGCCCAAGCCCCTGGCCGGGCTGCGGTGCTCTCGGGGCCACAGTCACTCGGATTCTTGGTGTCTGTACCACATCCAAATTCTGGCCACGGACCCATATCTTCCGTCCTCCACTGCAACACAGACCGTGAACCACCCATGGCTTATGAGAACCGGGGCCAGCCCGGCCCAAAGTCCCTCGGCCCTCTCCCCAGCAGCAGCACGGGAGTCACGGCCTCCACAGAAAGCCCCGCAACCTCCCCACATACTAGAGCTGCAAAGACCTCCCTGCCGCATGCCATGAGGCCATGCCCTTGGCCCAGCACCTGAGGAAGCTCTTGGTGGGGCTGGCAGAGGTGACGTTGGGGTCTGACGTGTACTCAAACTGGCTGTGTTGAAGCCTCCGCTCAGCGGCCCCAAACCACACAGCCACAGGGAGCGTGGCaggcgtggggtgggggctggtctcACACTGCAGCTGCTCCGCCTGCTGCTCCAGcagcctggggaagggagggatgagcGGAAGGCAGGCCAGGAAGGGGACAGGGATGATTTCCAGGACATGGGACCCCCTCCGGCCCCAGCTCACTTCCCTTCAGAGCTGACTGCAAGCTCCACACGTGACCCTGGAGGCCACAGTCCCCCGACAGCCCCAGCTGAGGGAGGGTCTGGCCGCTTTCCGATGGAGCAGACCTggccctctccccctttctgctcTCCCAGCATCCCAcccctctgtcttctccctaCAGCACACGGATTTTTTGCAGAATGAGGAAGCAGCCCTCACAGGTGGCAAGGCTGGTCTCCAACTACTACTCGGATGTCCTCCAGCCGCCCAGTCAGGAGCTTGGAGCCGTGCAGGGTAAGGCGGGTACCCCCCGCTCTGGGGCCTCGGGTTGGGAAGACCGAATGCACCTTCGGGTCCTGTGGGAAGGGGGATAGGGAAACATAGGCAGACATGAGGCCACAAACAGAGAAGCAGGGGGAGCCTGAGGAAGACAAGAAGGCCCCGGGTGAGAAGCCCCAGGAAGGCGAAACCAGACGGGCCGGCGGGGGAGCCACTTTACCTGGTAGACAAAGTCGTGCTCTGAGACACCGTGTCCTCTTCCCGGCACCTCCACCGTCACAGCGCCAGCCACCTCCTCCCCGCTGGCCTCAGTGATACACACGAAGCTGTGGGCACAAGGCAGGCTGGGGTGCCGGGCCGCACCGAGGGCCCCTCAAACTGAGCTGGCTGCCCCACTAAATGAGGTGTTCTCCCTGCTCCCAAGATTGACAGAGATCCTCTTGCTTTGGGGGGAATTCCTTATGGCACACCAGGGGGTTTGGCATCTGAGAGTTAATACGCATGGTTTCAATCATTCAAGTCCAACCCTAGGGCCCCCTGCCGAGAGGAATTCACCTCTCTGCGCGGCACAAATTTACAAGGAGCCCTCTGAGGCTGGCTATAGGGACGAGCACCAAACTGATGAGTGGCCTAACTAGCTGCCATCACCACGCACACCACACCACTTGCAAAGTGGTGGAAACTTGATTTCctcgtgaaaaaaaaaaagtccctggaAGCTTCTAATCAGGTCTGGGGATAGATGGAAAGGGAAAGTGAGCAATCTAAGAAAATGTTGGTTCTCAGCCAGAAAACAGAGAAGCTTGGGACAAATTAATGTCCCCATGGTGAAGCTGGCAGTGGCTCGACTCCGTGACATTGTAACAGTCACCAccaacactttggaaaacagaacaaGTGATATGTGAAGTACCCAGGAGAGACCTCGGCCAGAgaatattttaatctctttataAATCACTTCATAAGTTACTCTAGTCTCATGGTTCTAGAATCATTAACAGTCCAGACAGTCACTGCAAGTTCTTGGTCATAACACACAGGGGAATACCACACGCTCTAGCAAAGTCTGGTTTAAAATACAGATCACGGAGCCCCAGCACAGGCCTACAGAATCCAGATCTCTGAGGGTAGGCTTGAAGGACCCATTCTACGGTGGCTTTGGACAGGCTCTCCAGGTCACCCTGATATCAGCCGGGTCTGGGATTTGCTGATTGTGGATATCTCCTGGGAAATGTCCTGGGTGGGCACCGTTGGACCCTGCTACTGCCAGCCAGGCTACCATGACCCAGAACCTTTATCAGCTACAGTCCCTGGGAAGGCAACGGGGGTCCCAGGGACTAGGCAAGGAGTCTGGCACTCAGCAGACGGGCCACAAGTCTGTGCCCGGAAAAGCCCTCCAGGGGCAGTGCTTGGGGAAGAAAGGACAGCTCGTGGAAACCCAGCCCCTGAGCACAACCATCTGGGATCTGAGAACCTTGCTGCCACAACTACAGCCATGCTCACTCAGAACACCAAGTGAGAACATGTAGATGGGGCCACCTGTTGGTTCTAGGCAATGATTGGGCCCAGGCCCAGCAATGATCCCCAGCAGTCCTGGCCAGGAACATGCAAGTCCGTGCACAAAGCCGAGGTGGGTGCTCCAGGGCCTCAAATGGCAACCTTAGCTCTGAGACATTGTGACCAGAAACAAGcgaagggggagaggaaaaggcagaggagtAGTAGATGGGCAGCCATGAGCAGGAAAGCCAACCGGGGAGCCCATGAAGGGTGCCGAACTCCTGTCAGTCCAGCCAACTCACCTACTGGAGACCTCGTACACCTGAGCATCCACAGCACAGGGTACTCCAGCCACCCTGACTGTGTCCTGTACGTCCTGCACATGTTGGCCCAGGTTGGAGCCCCTGATGGTAACACGAGTGCCTCCGTCTACAGGCCCGGTCAGCGGCTCCACCTGTTCCAAGACACGGACTGCTCACCTCCACCACCAGTCAACCCTCGGCAGCCTGGAAAGGCAGTCCCAGACTCCCACCTTCGGGACCCCTGGACCCACAGCACCCTACTCTCCCTCTAAAGGCAGCGGTGAAGAAGGGACATGCCAGCATTTCAACACACCGAGTAGATGAGGGGCGCGGGGCACTGCGTGGCCACAGCTTCAGTCTCGCCACAAGCCTCCTGGGCCACACAACGTGGATGCTCTCCCTTGCACCACACACAGCCATATTGGGGCATGGCAGTTTGGCAGCGGCTACAGTCCCCGTGTCCCACGGAGCAGTCATACAGCACcactggttggggggggggggggcgggaggggggcagagacaaATGTGAGAGGCAGGCCTGGAGGAGCCCCGTGGCCCCAGAGGCCCCAGCTAGCTCACCATGCAACCCATCAGCACTGTCCACACGCAGACGGCCAGCCCGACGCAGAAACAGCCCCACACGGAGCTCTGGCTGCAGAGCCTCATAGCTGAGCTGGAGAAATGGGAGCGGGGTCAGAGTCTGGGCCTGGGGGTGGCATCAGGCCTGGGGGGCGGTGGTGGTCAGAGAAAGGACCAAATGACTAGTTGTGGGAGcatgaggtcagaggtcagaacTGGGGGACAGGGACCCCATGAGGCCACAGGGTCAGAGGTCAGAGCCGGGGTACTCAGACTCCCTCGAGGTCACAGGGTTATGTGTGGGGCTGGGACGATGAATGTGGTGTGGCCAGCTGAGGTGGGTAGCCAGCCCGTGGCCGGCACACCCTTGCCCACCCAGGCACTCGTGACCCACACCTGGTTCTGCCGGCACGTAACGTGGCATTGAGTCTCTGGAGGTGGCTCGCACTCGACCCGGGCCTCAACTACCACTTCACGGCCCTCCAGCTCCATCACACACTCATGGTCTCCTGGGCTGTCCTGGGGGCAGAGGACACAGCTGCTGAGGCAGCTTCAGGAGCTGGCCCCAGTGAGTCCCGCAGGGCCGCTAACAGAGCCCCAGGGTCAGGGCCGAGACGTGGGGCCAGGCGCTCTTCCTGCTCTCCAGGGCTCAGGCATAGTTGTCAACAGCCAAGGAGGCCGCCAACGTGCCTGCAACCGGACACGCTCACCTGGAAGAGGCGCAGGTTCCTGCCCAGCAGCCGGACTTCTCGCTCCACGTGGACTggcatcagcgtggagccctgaACACTCTCGACACAAGGGCAGGAGCTTGCCCCCCAGTTCACCTCCTCCTGGAGACACCAAGAGCAAGGCAGTCTATGGAGCCCACCCCATCACCTCGGTTGTTTCCCTGCGCACAACTCAGGGCCCAGGCCGGCGTGGAGCTGcagaccccaccctgcccctcgaCCCCTCCTGAGTCTGCCCCGCATCCCCTCCCCTGGAGGCCTCCTTCCTGGGCTGGGCCTCACCAGCTCCCAGAGCCCGGGGGTGTCGTATTGGTAGTCCAGGCTGGACAGGAGGATGAGGGGGGCGGGAGGGCCCTCGTGCTCGGCCGAGTCTCCATCACCTGAGAGGAGGGTGGAAGTGGAGAAGGCGGGTGTGTCACCCCCCGTCCACTCGTCCGCCTCAGGCAGCTCTCCGCCTTCTCTCATGAGCCAGTCCAGAGCGGGCTTCGTGGAGCCAGCGGCCCCTGGGAAAGTGGTGGCGGGAGCAGTGCCAGGGGGCTGGTCCAAGAGTGCCACGGAGGGGTCGGCCTCGGGGCCGGGGtctgcaggggcagggggcagtgccGCTGCATCTGAGGGCGATGGGTGGGAGGCCAAGAGGTCCTCGGGTGTGGCCGTGGGTCCGAAGTCAGTGGGGGCGGGGACAGCGGTTCCACGTCTGTTGGGGGGGTCGGGAGGGGGAGGTTCCTCATGGAGAGGTGACTCTGTGGAGGCTGAGGCAGGTATGGGGCCAGGacccgcccccggcccccaggggctgagcagggaagggcgATCCCCAGGTGGGACATCCGAGGCTGTGGAGGGGGCACCAGGCTCCACGGGAAGGGTGTCAGGAGCAGGGGTGACTGGGGTCTGGGGGGCTTcaggtgggaagggggtgggtacATCTCTtgcgggaggggctggggagagaagcGGGCTCTGAagggggaagcagagaaagacaggagggGCCACTCAGCAGGCAGGCGCGGGAGCAGGTGGCAGGCAGGCAAAGGGTGTGTTAAGAGGAAAGGAgaccaaggaaaagagaaacaaaaacagccCGTTAATTCTccaaaggagggaggggagggcaggctcCAGGGGCATCTGTGTTGAGGCGGGA
This DNA window, taken from Panthera tigris isolate Pti1 chromosome A2, P.tigris_Pti1_mat1.1, whole genome shotgun sequence, encodes the following:
- the PLXNB1 gene encoding plexin-B1 produces the protein MPALGPALLQALWAGWVLTLQPPPPAAFTPNGTHLQHLARDPTSGTLYLGATNFLFQLSPELQLEATVPTGPVLDSRDCLPPVMPDECPQAQPTNNLNQLLLVSPGALVVCGSVHQGVCELRHLGQLERLLLRPERPGDTQYVAANDPAVSTVGLVAQGLTGEPLLFVGRGYTSRGVGGGIPPITTRTLWPLDPQTAFSYEETAKLAVGRLSEYSHHFVSAFARGASAYFLFLRRDLQAQSRAFRAYVSRVCLRDQHYYSYVELPLACQGSRYGLIQAAAVATSLEVTQGEVLFAAFSSAAPPTVGRPPSAAAGASGASALCAFPLDEVDRLANRTRDACYTREGRATDGVEVAYIEYDVNSDCAQLPVDTLDAYPCGSDHTPSPMASRVPLEATPVLEWPGIQLTAVAVTMEDGHTIAFLGDSQGHLHRVYLGPGSDGHPYSTQNIQQGSAVSRDLTFDGAFEHLYVMTQSTLLKVPVASCAQHLDCASCLAHKDPYCGWCVLLGRCNRHSECSRGQGPERWLWSFQPELGCLQVAAMSPANISREERREVFLSVPDLPPLWPGETYSCQFGDHQTPALLTSSGVMCPSPDPSEAPALPRGADHVSVSVELRFGAVVIAKASLSIYDCAAVSELRPSAQCQACVSSRWGCNWCVWQQLCTHKASCDAGPMVVSQQSPLLSPAPPARDVPTPFPPEAPQTPVTPAPDTLPVEPGAPSTASDVPPGDRPSLLSPWGPGAGPGPIPASASTESPLHEEPPPPDPPNRRGTAVPAPTDFGPTATPEDLLASHPSPSDAAALPPAPADPGPEADPSVALLDQPPGTAPATTFPGAAGSTKPALDWLMREGGELPEADEWTGGDTPAFSTSTLLSGDGDSAEHEGPPAPLILLSSLDYQYDTPGLWELEEVNWGASSCPCVESVQGSTLMPVHVEREVRLLGRNLRLFQDSPGDHECVMELEGREVVVEARVECEPPPETQCHVTCRQNQLSYEALQPELRVGLFLRRAGRLRVDSADGLHVVLYDCSVGHGDCSRCQTAMPQYGCVWCKGEHPRCVAQEACGETEAVATQCPAPLIYSVEPLTGPVDGGTRVTIRGSNLGQHVQDVQDTVRVAGVPCAVDAQVYEVSSSFVCITEASGEEVAGAVTVEVPGRGHGVSEHDFVYQDPKVHSVFPTRGPRAGGTRLTLHGSKLLTGRLEDIRVVVGDQPCHLLLEQQAEQLQCETSPHPTPATLPVAVWFGAAERRLQHSQFEYTSDPNVTSASPTKSFLSGGRKIWVRGQNLDVVQTPRIRVTVAPRAPQPGQGLGRRRRVIPETACSPGASCGGHHFEEPCHVNSSQLITCHTPALPGLPEDPWVRVEFILDNLVFDFATLNPTPFSYEADPTLQPLNPEDPTAPFRHKPGSVLSVEGENLDLAMSKEEVVAMIGDGPCVVKTLTRHHLYCEPPLEQPLPQHHALREAPDALPEFTVQMGNLRFSLGHVQYDGESPVAFPMAAQVGLGVGTSLLALGVIIIVLIYRRKSKQALRDYKKVQIQLENLESSVRDRCKKEFTDLMTEMTDLTSDLLGSGIPFLDYKVYAERVFFPGHQESPLHRDLGVPESRRPTVEQGLGQLSNLLNSKLFLTKFIHTLESQRTFSARDRAYVASLLTVALHGKLEYFTDILRTLLSDLVAQYVAKNPKLMLRRTETVVEKLLTNWMSICLYTFVRDSVGEPLYMLFRGIKHQVDKGPVDSVTGKAKYTLNDNRLLREDVEYRPLTLNALLAVGPGAGEAQGVPVKVLDCDTISQAKEKMLDQLYKGVPLAQRPDPRTLDVEWRSGVAGHLILSDEDVTSEVQGLWRRLNTLQHYKVPDGATVALVPCLTKHVLRENQDYVPGERTPMLEDVDEGGIRPWHLVKPSEEPEPPRPRRGSLRGGERERAKAIPEIYLTRLLSMKGTLQKFVDDLFQVILSTSRPVPLAIKYFFDLLDEQAQQHGISDQDTVHIWKTNSLPLRFWINIIKNPQFVFDVQTSDNMDAVLLVIAQTFMDACTLADHKLGRDSPINKLLYARDIPRYKRMVERYYADIRQTVPASDQEMNSILAELSRNYSGDLGARVALHELYKYINKYYDQIITALEEDGTAQKMQLGYRLQQIAAAVENKVTDL